The following coding sequences are from one Humulus lupulus chromosome X, drHumLupu1.1, whole genome shotgun sequence window:
- the LOC133806255 gene encoding probable LRR receptor-like serine/threonine-protein kinase At1g56140 — translation MDVRPFTFSYAELKTATNNFDSANKLGKGGFGPIYKGSLEDGRVIAVKQLSMTSHQGKSQFVAEIATIGYLAPEYDMRGHLTEKANMFAFGVVALETISGRPNSAPNLEEEQIFLLEWAWKLQEQNNEADLVDSELSEFDEDEVRRLIRVALLCTQTSPTSRPSMSRVVMLSGDIEVRTQISRPGYLADWSLDILSNILSDVATIGTNSTYYDSPASTSMVGDALPSLAKGATRPILQSNKSKGFGVLTFGRS, via the exons ATGGATGTTAGACCTTTCACTTTCAGTTATGCTGAACTAAAGACGGCGACAAACAATTTCGATTCTGCTAATAAGTTAGGAAAGGGTGGATTTGGACCTATCTATAAG GGATCACTTGAAGATGGAAGAGTGATAGCTGTGAAGCAACTGTCTATGACTTCTCATCAAGGAAAGAGCCAGTTTGTGGCTGAAATTGCCACAAT tGGCTATCTTGCACCAGAATATGACATGCGCGGACATCTTACAGAGAAAGCCAACATGTTTGCTTTTGGTGTTGTGGCGCTTGAGACTATCAGTGGCAGGCCGAACTCTGCTCCTAATTTGGAAGAAGAACAAATATTTCTTCTTGAATGG GCTTGGAAGTTACAAGAACAAAACAATGAAGCTGATCTTGTGGATTCAGAGTTATCTGAATTTGATGAAGATGAAGTGAGAAGACTCATAAGAGTAGCTCTTTTATGCACTCAAACATCACCAACATCAAGGCCATCAATGTCTAGAGTTGTGATGCTTTCAGGAGATATTGAAGTAAGAACTCAAATCTCAAGGCCTGGTTACTTGGCTGACTGGAGTTTGGATATTCTAAGCAACATATTAAGTGATGTTGCAACTATAGGAACTAATTCTACCTACTATGATTCACCTGCTAGTACGAGCATGGTGGGGGATGCATTGCCATCACTTGCCAAAGGCGCCACTCGTCCAATTCTTCAAAGCAACAAGTCCaaaggctttggtgtgctgacatttggaagatcataa